The Solibacillus sp. FSL W7-1464 genome contains a region encoding:
- a CDS encoding FAS1-like dehydratase domain-containing protein: MSTGLKEKVGLKLESYTFRVEKGKIKEFAQAIGDLKEEYLNGEAVPPTFPTVIDFWGGGASSSEVLNLNMKKVLHGAQEYEYFREIVPDEEITVHGVIEKAYSKAAMNFFVIRKDYLDKQGETVLISRSTIIERH, from the coding sequence TTGAGTACAGGGCTTAAGGAAAAAGTTGGCCTGAAATTAGAATCCTACACCTTTCGAGTTGAAAAAGGAAAAATCAAAGAATTTGCACAAGCGATTGGCGATCTGAAAGAGGAGTATTTGAACGGAGAAGCAGTACCACCGACATTCCCAACAGTGATCGATTTCTGGGGTGGAGGTGCCTCCTCATCCGAGGTATTGAATTTAAATATGAAAAAAGTCCTCCACGGTGCGCAGGAGTATGAATATTTCAGGGAAATCGTTCCCGATGAGGAAATTACCGTACATGGTGTTATTGAAAAAGCTTATTCAAAAGCGGCGATGAACTTCTTTGTTATACGCAAAGACTACTTGGACAAACAGGGTGAAACGGTTTTAATCAGTCGATCCACGATTATCGAAAGGCATTAG